One stretch of Variovorax sp. TBS-050B DNA includes these proteins:
- a CDS encoding LysR substrate-binding domain-containing protein, translating to MASTRLPSTQGLLAFEAVARLRSVNLAAEELSVTPSAVSHRIRQLESQLALKFFAGSDFSLSTDGMAYLARVREAIAALQQVPGRAPASQLRRLRVAVTPTFSRQMLLPRLAQFRDAYPNIELMLQVTMPVRNMTAEEADIELRFGAGPFHDREFCQLLADEVSPACSPAYLARHGPFDGFASEAEIARVQLLRTPLESWRIWFKAFDIGLPEPAAGHQFNDLGLALDAAAEDFGVVLMHLRLGRAWLENGRLVRLSARSVPSPNAYFLCWRPGAMERWECATFVEWLRQALRDDGGGGGSGSGSGA from the coding sequence ATGGCTTCCACCCGCCTCCCATCGACCCAGGGGCTCCTCGCCTTCGAGGCCGTGGCGCGCCTGCGCAGCGTGAACCTCGCGGCGGAGGAACTCAGCGTCACGCCCAGTGCGGTGAGCCACCGCATCCGCCAGCTCGAATCGCAGCTCGCGCTCAAGTTCTTCGCCGGCAGCGACTTCAGCCTCAGCACCGACGGCATGGCCTACCTGGCGCGGGTGCGCGAGGCCATCGCGGCGCTGCAGCAGGTGCCGGGCCGCGCGCCCGCATCGCAGCTGCGGCGGCTGCGCGTGGCGGTCACGCCCACCTTCTCGCGCCAGATGCTGCTGCCCCGGCTCGCGCAGTTCCGCGATGCCTATCCGAACATCGAGCTGATGCTGCAGGTGACGATGCCGGTGCGCAACATGACGGCCGAGGAGGCCGACATCGAGCTGCGCTTCGGTGCCGGCCCCTTCCATGACCGCGAGTTCTGCCAGCTGCTCGCCGACGAGGTCTCGCCCGCCTGCAGTCCCGCCTACCTCGCGCGCCATGGCCCCTTCGACGGCTTCGCGAGCGAGGCCGAGATCGCGCGCGTGCAACTGCTGCGCACGCCGCTCGAATCGTGGCGCATCTGGTTCAAGGCCTTCGACATCGGTCTGCCCGAGCCGGCCGCCGGCCACCAGTTCAACGACCTGGGCCTCGCGCTCGATGCCGCGGCGGAAGACTTCGGCGTCGTGCTGATGCACCTGCGGCTCGGCCGTGCCTGGCTGGAGAACGGGCGGCTGGTGCGGCTTTCGGCGCGCAGCGTGCCCTCGCCCAATGCCTACTTCCTGTGCTGGCGGCCCGGCGCCATGGAGCGGTGGGAGTGCGCGACCTTCGTCGAATGGCTGCGGCAGGCGCTGCGCGACGACGGCGGCGGCGGCGGCAGCGGCAGCGGCAGCGGGGCTTGA
- a CDS encoding TetR/AcrR family transcriptional regulator, which translates to MDISALPARERILLTAHDLFYADGIRATGIDRVIAVSGVTKVTFYRHFPSKDDLVRAFLEHRHGRWMAWFVDALGRLGAERRIADGQALPVLADAMAEWFTDPAFRGCAFINAVAEVGASVQGAAELSRAHKREMVEVIAGLLPDGPQRMAIAQAAALAVDGAIVKAQMGDAALAREAVDDLRRLLQALG; encoded by the coding sequence ATGGACATCTCCGCACTGCCCGCGCGCGAGCGCATCCTGCTGACCGCGCACGATCTCTTCTACGCCGACGGCATCCGCGCCACGGGCATCGACCGCGTGATCGCCGTGTCGGGCGTGACCAAGGTCACCTTCTACCGGCACTTCCCGTCGAAGGACGATCTGGTGCGCGCCTTTCTCGAGCACCGCCACGGGCGCTGGATGGCCTGGTTCGTCGATGCGCTCGGCCGCCTCGGCGCCGAGCGGCGCATCGCCGACGGGCAGGCGCTGCCCGTGCTGGCCGATGCGATGGCCGAATGGTTCACCGACCCGGCGTTCCGCGGCTGCGCATTCATCAACGCGGTGGCCGAGGTGGGCGCGAGCGTGCAGGGCGCCGCCGAGCTTTCGCGCGCGCACAAGCGCGAGATGGTCGAGGTGATCGCCGGCCTGCTGCCCGACGGCCCGCAGCGCATGGCGATCGCCCAGGCGGCCGCGCTGGCCGTCGACGGCGCCATCGTCAAGGCGCAGATGGGCGACGCGGCGCTGGCGCGCGAGGCGGTGGACGACCTGCGCCGGCTGCTGCAGGCGCTTGGCTAA
- a CDS encoding nuclear transport factor 2 family protein, producing MESRPPLPPFTLETALKKVQAAEDAWNTRDPVRVSLAYTPDTEWRNRAEFLAGREQVVAFLTRKWARENDYRLKKQLWAFMDNRIAVRFEYEWHDDRGQWFRSHGNENWEFADNGLMQKRYASINDQPIAESERRFRWERT from the coding sequence ATGGAATCCCGCCCGCCGCTGCCGCCCTTCACGCTCGAAACCGCCCTGAAGAAAGTCCAGGCCGCCGAAGACGCCTGGAACACGCGCGATCCGGTGCGCGTGAGCCTGGCCTACACGCCCGACACCGAATGGCGCAACCGCGCCGAGTTCCTCGCGGGCCGCGAGCAGGTGGTGGCCTTCCTCACGCGCAAGTGGGCGCGCGAGAACGACTACCGCTTGAAGAAGCAGCTCTGGGCCTTCATGGACAACCGCATCGCGGTGCGCTTCGAGTACGAATGGCACGACGACAGGGGCCAGTGGTTCCGCAGCCACGGCAACGAGAACTGGGAGTTCGCCGACAACGGGTTGATGCAGAAGCGCTACGCGAGCATCAACGACCAGCCGATCGCCGAATCGGAACGCCGGTTCCGCTGGGAGCGGACGTAG
- the cynS gene encoding cyanase — protein MNRNEVTEKIITAKVSKGIQWADVAAEVGLSKEWTTAACLGQMTLDEKQAGIVGEIFGLTAEERKWLQVVPSKGSLPTAVPTDPLIYRWYEVVSVYGTTIKELIHEEFGDGIMSAIDFSMDIQREADPKGDRVKVVLSGKFLPYKTY, from the coding sequence ATGAACCGCAACGAAGTGACCGAGAAGATCATCACCGCCAAGGTGTCCAAGGGCATCCAGTGGGCCGACGTGGCCGCCGAAGTCGGCCTTTCGAAGGAATGGACGACCGCCGCCTGCCTGGGCCAGATGACGCTCGACGAAAAGCAGGCCGGCATCGTCGGCGAGATCTTCGGCCTCACGGCCGAGGAGCGGAAGTGGCTCCAGGTGGTGCCCAGCAAGGGCTCGCTGCCCACGGCGGTGCCGACCGATCCGCTGATCTACCGCTGGTACGAGGTGGTGAGCGTGTACGGCACCACCATCAAGGAACTGATCCATGAGGAGTTCGGCGACGGCATCATGAGCGCGATCGACTTCAGCATGGACATCCAGCGCGAGGCCGACCCGAAGGGCGACCGCGTGAAGGTGGTGCTCTCGGGCAAGTTCCTGCCCTACAAGACCTATTGA
- a CDS encoding SDR family oxidoreductase, whose amino-acid sequence MSAIQEKVVLVTGASGAIGAATARLLARRGAKVVLGARRTERLEALADLIRAEGGTASWQRLDVTWRPDVESFAEFALEQHDRIDVLVNAAGAMPLSPLWTRKIDEWELMIDVNLRGVLLGIAAVLPTMQEQGWGHIVNVAPVPVDGVSPASAVYCGTQYAVDAISEGLRQEHAGRVRVTVVRPDVSAENSTLEDRIAACQGFDRMVTRRRIAVPAEAVARSIAGAIEGGSIAAPRRPAWRPNARTDRPARPLQ is encoded by the coding sequence ATGAGCGCAATCCAGGAAAAAGTCGTCCTCGTCACGGGCGCGAGCGGCGCGATCGGCGCGGCCACCGCACGCCTGCTCGCACGCCGCGGCGCCAAGGTGGTGCTCGGAGCGCGCCGCACCGAGCGGCTGGAGGCATTGGCCGATCTGATCAGGGCCGAAGGCGGCACGGCGAGCTGGCAGCGGCTCGACGTGACCTGGCGACCCGACGTGGAATCGTTCGCCGAGTTCGCGCTCGAGCAGCACGACCGCATCGACGTGCTCGTCAACGCCGCGGGCGCGATGCCGCTGTCGCCGCTGTGGACACGCAAGATCGACGAATGGGAGCTGATGATCGACGTCAACCTGCGCGGCGTGCTGCTCGGCATCGCGGCCGTGCTGCCGACGATGCAGGAACAGGGCTGGGGCCACATCGTCAACGTGGCGCCGGTGCCGGTGGACGGCGTGTCGCCGGCGTCGGCGGTGTATTGCGGCACGCAGTACGCGGTCGACGCGATCTCCGAAGGCCTGCGGCAGGAGCATGCCGGCCGCGTGCGCGTGACCGTGGTGCGGCCCGACGTGAGCGCGGAGAACAGCACGCTCGAGGACCGCATCGCGGCCTGCCAGGGCTTCGATCGCATGGTCACGCGCCGCCGCATCGCGGTGCCGGCCGAAGCGGTGGCGCGCTCGATCGCGGGCGCCATCGAGGGCGGCAGCATCGCCGCGCCGCGGCGCCCCGCGTGGCGGCCGAACGCGCGCACCGACCGCCCGGCGCGGCCGCTTCAATAG
- a CDS encoding IclR family transcriptional regulator has protein sequence MSISLDRGLSVLEHLARHPQGLPLTLLAAELDIPPSACHRLLAELQRRGYVRQPRSQGDYLLTTKVVSLGLGFLSGAGIVNVAEPLLERLAQASGELVRLSIVDEDRLTWVAKSQGLRQAGLRYDPDMGMDARLSCTSSGHAWLMTLSDERALELVSRQGFGTPAEYGPKAPTTIRALLGFLHAARVRGYAMIDEVFAPGMAAMAAPVFRRKEVIGVISIAGPRTRLTSARMHDLAPALLAAAAELGPMSNASSLFGRPALGKG, from the coding sequence ATGAGCATTTCTCTCGACAGGGGCCTTTCGGTGCTGGAGCATCTGGCGCGTCATCCGCAGGGGCTGCCGCTGACGCTGCTCGCGGCCGAACTCGACATTCCGCCGAGCGCCTGCCACCGCTTGCTCGCCGAGCTGCAGCGCCGCGGCTACGTGCGGCAGCCGCGCAGCCAGGGCGACTACCTGCTGACCACCAAGGTGGTGTCGCTGGGCCTGGGCTTCCTGAGCGGCGCGGGCATCGTGAACGTGGCCGAGCCGCTGCTGGAGCGGCTCGCGCAGGCTTCGGGCGAGCTGGTGCGCCTGTCGATCGTGGACGAGGACCGGCTGACCTGGGTTGCGAAGTCGCAGGGCCTGCGCCAGGCCGGGCTGCGCTACGACCCGGACATGGGCATGGACGCGCGGCTGTCGTGCACCTCGTCGGGCCATGCGTGGCTGATGACGCTGAGCGACGAGCGCGCGCTCGAACTGGTCTCGCGCCAGGGCTTCGGCACGCCGGCCGAGTACGGGCCGAAGGCGCCCACCACCATCCGCGCCCTGCTCGGCTTCCTGCATGCGGCGCGGGTGCGCGGCTACGCGATGATCGACGAGGTCTTCGCGCCCGGCATGGCGGCCATGGCCGCGCCGGTGTTCCGCCGCAAAGAGGTGATCGGCGTCATCAGCATCGCGGGGCCGCGCACTCGGCTGACCAGCGCGCGCATGCACGATCTCGCGCCGGCGCTGCTGGCCGCGGCGGCCGAGCTCGGACCGATGAGCAATGCTTCGAGCCTGTTCGGCCGGCCGGCGCTCGGCAAGGGCTGA
- a CDS encoding type II 3-dehydroquinate dehydratase, translated as MSSIVYILNGPNLNLLGLREPHLYGSTTLAQVEALCRRTTDGLGLDCDFRQTNHEGVMVDWVQEARERAAAIVINPAGLSFRSIPLLDALKTVAQPIAEVHVTNIHRRDALYQNSLVSLAATGVICGFGPFGYELAIRAVAERLAPAQAA; from the coding sequence ATGAGTTCCATCGTCTACATCCTCAACGGCCCCAACCTCAACCTGCTCGGCCTGCGCGAGCCGCATCTGTACGGCAGCACCACGCTCGCGCAGGTGGAGGCGCTGTGCCGGCGCACGACCGACGGCCTGGGGCTGGACTGCGATTTCCGCCAGACCAACCACGAAGGCGTGATGGTCGACTGGGTGCAGGAAGCCCGCGAGCGCGCCGCGGCCATCGTCATCAACCCGGCGGGGCTGTCGTTCCGTTCCATCCCGCTGCTCGACGCGCTCAAGACGGTGGCACAGCCGATCGCCGAAGTGCACGTGACCAACATCCACCGGCGCGACGCGCTCTATCAGAATTCGCTGGTGTCGCTCGCGGCGACGGGCGTGATCTGCGGCTTCGGGCCCTTCGGCTACGAACTCGCGATCCGTGCCGTCGCCGAGCGCCTCGCACCCGCGCAAGCGGCCTGA
- the dctP gene encoding TRAP transporter substrate-binding protein DctP, with amino-acid sequence MTRSIDRRALLATGAALAGAAALPAWAQSPPTLRFAAVFSDKDIRADMMRQFAKDVEADFKIELFLNSTLFRQGTELVALQRDNLEMGNIAPQDIAKQVPAWSLLTSAYLFRDANHLNQFFASDLGAQMKKMVEDQLKVKILGPTFFGTRHVGLKTRKRVNVPADLSGVKLRMPPGETWQMLGRSIGANPTPMAYAETYTGLQTGAIDGQDNPLPNVQNMKFNEVLSQIVLTSHLVAFDVLAVNMKTWQGMGAAKQRSFQAAADKAIAWSAAEHQKREAELADSFRKQGLEVYVPNIAAFREHAQKAYLASDEAKSWPAGMLDKINAMK; translated from the coding sequence ATGACCCGTTCCATCGACCGCCGCGCCCTGCTGGCTACCGGCGCCGCACTCGCCGGCGCCGCCGCGCTGCCGGCCTGGGCCCAGAGCCCGCCCACGCTGCGCTTTGCCGCGGTGTTCTCGGACAAGGACATCCGCGCGGACATGATGCGGCAGTTCGCCAAGGATGTCGAAGCCGACTTCAAGATCGAACTGTTCCTCAACTCCACGCTGTTCCGCCAGGGCACCGAGCTCGTTGCGCTGCAGCGCGACAACCTCGAGATGGGCAACATCGCCCCGCAGGACATCGCCAAGCAGGTGCCTGCCTGGTCGCTGCTGACCTCGGCCTACCTGTTCCGCGACGCCAACCACCTGAACCAGTTCTTCGCGAGCGACCTGGGCGCGCAGATGAAGAAGATGGTGGAAGACCAGCTCAAGGTGAAGATCCTCGGGCCGACCTTCTTCGGCACGCGCCACGTCGGTCTCAAGACCAGGAAGCGCGTCAACGTGCCCGCCGATCTGTCCGGCGTGAAGCTGCGCATGCCGCCCGGCGAGACCTGGCAGATGCTCGGCCGCTCGATCGGCGCCAATCCCACGCCCATGGCCTACGCCGAGACCTACACCGGCCTGCAGACCGGCGCCATCGACGGCCAGGACAATCCGCTGCCCAACGTGCAGAACATGAAGTTCAACGAGGTGCTGTCGCAGATCGTGCTGACCTCGCACCTCGTGGCCTTCGACGTGCTCGCCGTCAACATGAAGACCTGGCAGGGCATGGGCGCGGCCAAGCAGCGCAGCTTCCAGGCCGCGGCGGACAAGGCCATCGCATGGAGCGCCGCCGAGCACCAGAAGCGCGAGGCCGAACTGGCCGACAGCTTCCGCAAGCAGGGGCTCGAGGTCTACGTGCCCAACATCGCCGCCTTCCGCGAGCATGCGCAGAAGGCCTACCTGGCGTCGGACGAGGCGAAGAGCTGGCCGGCCGGCATGCTCGACAAGATCAACGCGATGAAGTGA
- a CDS encoding TRAP transporter small permease subunit — MSGRPILKSLHRFAEAVAAALLAVIFVAFIAQIALRYLFNWPVGWTSELSVAAWLWLVLWGAAFVLRDEDEIRIDFVANMAGRRVRRVAGAMGALGVIVLFGMSLPASYAYVSFMKVEKSAYLGIRMDVMYAIYIVFVVAVIARSLRQLVRGPASPETADPTAVSSAL, encoded by the coding sequence ATGTCCGGCCGCCCCATCCTGAAATCGCTGCACCGCTTCGCCGAGGCGGTGGCCGCCGCCCTGCTTGCGGTGATCTTCGTCGCCTTCATCGCGCAGATCGCCCTGCGCTACCTGTTCAACTGGCCGGTCGGCTGGACCTCGGAGCTTTCGGTCGCGGCCTGGCTGTGGCTGGTGCTCTGGGGCGCGGCCTTCGTGCTCCGGGACGAGGACGAGATCCGCATCGACTTCGTCGCCAACATGGCCGGCCGCCGCGTGCGGCGCGTCGCGGGCGCCATGGGCGCGCTGGGCGTGATCGTGCTGTTCGGCATGTCGCTGCCCGCCTCCTATGCCTACGTGAGCTTCATGAAGGTCGAGAAGAGCGCCTACCTCGGCATTCGCATGGACGTGATGTATGCGATCTACATCGTGTTCGTCGTGGCCGTGATCGCCCGCAGCCTGCGCCAGCTGGTGCGCGGGCCCGCGTCCCCGGAAACCGCCGATCCCACCGCTGTGTCGTCCGCATTGTGA
- a CDS encoding TRAP transporter large permease gives MNLTSPLSLALYVIVALSLLGVPVGHAMIGGSVLYLYLKGMDVGAAAEQLLNGTYSSYLLLAIPLFILAATIMSSGSILDRLLRFCNAIVGRFPGGLAQVNVLQSIVFASMSGSALADAAGSGKLMQAMMTKDGKYTPGFAAALSAVSSVIGPILPPSIPLVLYALVSGTSIGYLFIGGVLPGLLLGAVQMALIYVLARRRRFPLELSVPLRDMPRITREALPALMLPVILLGCLYSGVTTPTEAAGIAAAYALLISVGLYRSLRWSDLYQSLLSSARMSISIGMLIAGAMVFNYVITSENIPAALSTAMKGLSLSPMVFLLLVNLILLVLGAFLEGSTIILIILPVLLPTAVSLGIDPVHFGVMAVLNIMIGLVTPPYGLLLFMMSKIAGVPLMVLVRETFPFLVVMLGALAIVTVWPETVLLLPRLARVYGVGATLLKHPDGRAMFARGHPSADRLRAFAAPLPGLVARGVLIFDGLAFVFVLVMFAVLTLVFS, from the coding sequence GTGAATCTCACCAGTCCTCTCTCGCTGGCGCTGTACGTCATCGTCGCGCTCAGCCTTCTCGGCGTGCCCGTCGGCCACGCCATGATCGGCGGCTCCGTCCTCTACCTGTACCTCAAGGGCATGGACGTGGGGGCTGCGGCGGAGCAGCTGCTGAACGGCACCTATTCGAGCTACCTGCTGCTCGCGATTCCGCTCTTCATCCTGGCCGCCACCATCATGAGTTCGGGCAGCATCCTCGACCGGCTGCTGCGCTTCTGCAATGCCATCGTCGGTCGCTTTCCGGGCGGCCTGGCACAGGTCAACGTGCTGCAGAGCATCGTGTTCGCGAGCATGTCGGGCTCCGCGCTCGCCGACGCCGCGGGCTCGGGCAAGCTGATGCAGGCCATGATGACCAAGGACGGCAAGTACACGCCCGGCTTCGCCGCCGCGCTGAGCGCCGTCTCGTCGGTGATCGGCCCGATCCTGCCGCCGTCGATTCCGCTGGTGCTCTATGCACTGGTCTCCGGCACCTCGATCGGCTATCTGTTCATCGGCGGCGTGCTGCCGGGCCTGCTGCTCGGCGCGGTGCAGATGGCGCTGATCTACGTGCTGGCGCGGCGCCGCCGCTTTCCGCTCGAGCTCAGCGTGCCGCTGCGCGACATGCCGCGCATCACGCGCGAGGCCCTGCCCGCGCTCATGCTGCCCGTCATCCTGCTCGGCTGCCTGTACAGCGGCGTGACCACGCCCACCGAGGCCGCCGGCATTGCCGCCGCCTACGCGCTGCTGATTTCCGTCGGGCTGTACCGCAGCCTGCGCTGGTCGGACCTGTACCAGTCGCTGCTCTCCAGCGCGCGCATGAGCATCTCGATCGGCATGCTGATCGCCGGCGCGATGGTGTTCAACTACGTCATCACCTCGGAGAACATTCCGGCCGCGCTCAGCACCGCGATGAAGGGCCTCAGCCTGTCGCCGATGGTCTTCCTGCTGCTGGTCAACCTGATCCTGCTGGTGCTGGGCGCCTTCCTCGAGGGCTCGACCATCATCCTGATCATCCTGCCCGTGCTGCTGCCGACCGCGGTCTCGCTCGGCATCGACCCGGTGCACTTCGGCGTGATGGCGGTGCTCAACATCATGATCGGCCTCGTCACGCCGCCCTACGGGCTGCTGCTGTTCATGATGAGCAAGATCGCCGGCGTGCCGCTGATGGTGCTGGTGCGCGAGACCTTTCCCTTCCTCGTCGTGATGCTCGGCGCGCTGGCGATCGTGACGGTGTGGCCGGAGACGGTGCTGTTGTTGCCGAGGCTGGCGCGGGTATACGGGGTAGGGGCCACGCTGTTGAAGCATCCGGACGGCCGCGCAATGTTTGCCCGCGGTCATCCGTCCGCAGACCGACTGCGAGCGTTCGCCGCGCCCTTGCCGGGCCTTGTCGCCCGTGGCGTCCTGATTTTCGACGGGCTGGCTTTCGTATTCGTCTTGGTCATGTTCGCGGTTCTGACGCTGGTTTTTTCCTGA
- a CDS encoding tetratricopeptide repeat protein, with translation MNLDLIAASRSLVEEAWKKPDEWEANLASAEAMLSKALREVPDDVLALTCLGAVLSDQGKYEKAAAVLVRAIELGSTDRNTYFNLGVAKMNCATRAKAMAAFRDAEGRQASPLSWEAYFDPQAH, from the coding sequence ATGAACCTGGACCTCATCGCCGCCAGTCGATCGCTTGTCGAAGAGGCATGGAAGAAACCTGACGAGTGGGAGGCGAACCTGGCTTCCGCCGAAGCGATGCTCTCGAAGGCGCTTCGCGAGGTGCCGGACGATGTTCTTGCGCTCACCTGCTTGGGCGCCGTGCTGTCGGATCAGGGCAAATACGAAAAGGCCGCCGCGGTCCTGGTGCGCGCGATTGAGCTCGGGTCGACCGACCGGAACACCTACTTCAACCTTGGCGTAGCAAAGATGAACTGCGCGACCCGTGCGAAGGCAATGGCCGCTTTTCGAGACGCCGAGGGGCGCCAAGCTTCGCCGTTGTCGTGGGAGGCATACTTTGATCCCCAGGCCCACTGA
- a CDS encoding glycine zipper domain-containing protein produces the protein MVDLKDTRTPAEKDDSHPAATSAGAVVGGVAGGVAGGAAAGAAVGGMTGPVGAAVGAAVGAAAGALAGRRMAKVDPDVEDAYWRDNYTGRSYVASGSSYDDYSPAYRYGVDAYLRYPNRRFEEVEPELSRDWGTARGRSSLEWDRAKHATRDAWQRVSDTVERAVPGDSDRDGL, from the coding sequence ATGGTTGATCTGAAAGACACTCGCACCCCCGCCGAGAAGGACGATTCGCATCCCGCTGCGACGAGCGCCGGGGCCGTGGTCGGCGGCGTCGCCGGTGGCGTGGCGGGCGGTGCGGCTGCAGGCGCGGCAGTCGGCGGCATGACCGGCCCGGTGGGCGCTGCCGTGGGCGCAGCGGTCGGCGCAGCCGCCGGAGCCCTGGCCGGCCGGCGCATGGCAAAGGTAGACCCCGACGTCGAGGATGCCTACTGGCGCGACAACTACACGGGGCGCTCCTACGTGGCAAGCGGATCGAGCTACGACGACTATTCACCGGCCTATCGCTACGGTGTCGATGCCTATTTGCGCTACCCGAATCGCAGGTTCGAAGAGGTCGAGCCCGAGCTGAGCCGCGATTGGGGAACGGCCCGCGGGCGCTCCTCGCTGGAATGGGACCGCGCCAAGCATGCGACGCGTGACGCGTGGCAACGCGTGAGCGACACCGTGGAACGCGCGGTGCCCGGCGACTCGGACCGCGACGGTCTCTGA
- a CDS encoding RidA family protein: MPTRDVVMPPDRHALYELHRYSPAIRANGLLFVSGQVGSRADGSPEPELDAQVRLAFQNLNAILAAAGCSFSDVIDVTVFMVDPQTHFERAWAVAAEYWGEAPYPTATAVGVTWLSGFSFEIKVIAKLPEAAMPH; encoded by the coding sequence ATGCCCACCCGCGATGTCGTCATGCCTCCCGATCGCCACGCGCTCTACGAGCTGCACCGCTATTCCCCCGCGATCCGCGCCAACGGCCTGCTGTTCGTCTCGGGCCAGGTCGGCAGCCGCGCGGATGGTTCGCCCGAGCCGGAGCTCGATGCGCAGGTGCGTCTTGCGTTCCAGAACCTCAATGCCATCCTTGCCGCGGCCGGTTGCAGTTTCAGCGACGTGATCGACGTGACGGTGTTCATGGTCGACCCGCAGACGCATTTCGAACGCGCCTGGGCCGTGGCCGCGGAGTACTGGGGCGAGGCGCCTTATCCGACGGCGACGGCGGTCGGCGTGACGTGGCTGTCGGGCTTCTCGTTCGAGATCAAGGTGATCGCCAAGCTGCCCGAAGCCGCGATGCCCCACTGA
- a CDS encoding NAD(P)H-dependent oxidoreductase: MADSILVFYGSYRSDRMGIRLADYIVAGLAARGDKAELVDAQAVGLPMLDRMYKEYPQGSAPAAMEALAQKIRSADAFVFVTGEYNWGPQPGLKNLTDHFLEEWFWRPAAVASYSAGRFSGVRSGTVWHSILSEMGMVVVSSTLAVGPIAQTLDASGKPTGSAGESLERSFGRFADDLAWWTEAAKAQRARKAPPY, from the coding sequence ATGGCTGACAGCATCCTGGTTTTCTACGGCTCGTACCGGTCGGACCGCATGGGCATCCGCCTGGCCGACTACATCGTGGCCGGCCTTGCCGCGCGCGGCGACAAGGCCGAACTCGTCGATGCCCAGGCCGTCGGCCTGCCGATGCTCGACCGCATGTACAAGGAGTACCCCCAGGGCAGCGCACCGGCCGCCATGGAGGCGCTGGCGCAGAAGATCCGCAGCGCCGACGCCTTCGTCTTCGTGACCGGCGAATACAACTGGGGCCCGCAGCCGGGCCTCAAGAACCTCACCGACCACTTCCTCGAGGAATGGTTCTGGCGCCCCGCCGCCGTCGCCAGCTATTCGGCCGGCCGCTTCTCGGGCGTGCGCTCGGGCACCGTGTGGCACTCGATCCTGTCGGAGATGGGCATGGTCGTGGTGTCGAGCACCCTCGCCGTCGGCCCGATCGCGCAGACCCTCGATGCGAGCGGCAAGCCCACCGGCAGCGCAGGCGAATCGCTGGAGCGGTCGTTCGGGCGCTTCGCCGACGACCTCGCGTGGTGGACAGAGGCGGCGAAAGCGCAGCGGGCGCGCAAGGCGCCGCCCTACTGA